One part of the Deltaproteobacteria bacterium genome encodes these proteins:
- a CDS encoding PQQ-binding-like beta-propeller repeat protein, producing the protein MPESSPAFRRGAALRSALIAAAAALAACSTSTPVTEGAAQPAARAAGADGMQAIVAVQQARETLPGKALYDQHCASCHNGAVAKAPHRDMLGLMTPGSVLHALDAGVMSAQASMLSPAQRAELAEYVTGRSLAEAGPKPLPRCGPERSGFDLARPPLAAGWGQDLANTRNISAAAGAITRANAPSLRLKWSLAIPGANRMRSQPTFAGGALLVGGHDGRVYALDAETGCVRWEFVASGEVRSGIAVSPWRAGDASAQPRAYFGDVLGNVYAIDAKSGALVWRQRTDDHPNATITGTPALHGDRVYVPVSSLEVALAVDPKYECCKATGAVVAYDAASGAFAWRTPTIAEPAVVQSQNRSGTDMYGPSGATIWNTPTIDAARGQLTIGTGENMSSPATLTSDAIMALDLASGAVRWSYQGTANDVWNTACDTATPDSCPPEKGPDFDFGAGSLLFTAASGKQLVVAGQKSGDVHALDPDTGALVWKTKVGRGGIQGGVHFGLAADGSTIYVPITDMADGRVYDSPSRPGLHALDALTGQPRWYSPAPTDVCGERKFCHPGVSQAITVLGDVVAAGAMDGVIRLHDANTGEVVWSYDTTAEHTTLSGDSARGGSLGGGAAPVAQGGVLVVSSGYGIYNHMPGNLLLAFTVAP; encoded by the coding sequence GTGCCCGAGTCTTCGCCCGCATTCCGTCGCGGCGCAGCCCTGCGCAGCGCACTGATCGCCGCCGCCGCTGCGCTGGCCGCTTGCAGCACGAGCACCCCTGTCACGGAAGGCGCCGCTCAGCCCGCCGCCCGAGCCGCGGGCGCCGATGGGATGCAGGCGATCGTCGCAGTGCAACAAGCGCGCGAAACGCTCCCCGGCAAGGCGCTCTACGACCAGCACTGCGCGAGCTGCCACAACGGTGCGGTCGCGAAGGCGCCGCATCGCGACATGCTCGGCCTGATGACTCCGGGCAGCGTGCTGCACGCGCTCGACGCGGGCGTCATGAGCGCGCAGGCCTCGATGCTCTCGCCCGCGCAGCGCGCCGAGCTTGCGGAGTACGTGACGGGTCGCTCGCTCGCGGAGGCGGGCCCGAAGCCACTTCCGCGCTGCGGTCCAGAGCGCAGCGGCTTCGACCTCGCGCGGCCGCCCCTCGCTGCGGGCTGGGGCCAAGACCTCGCGAACACGCGCAACATCTCCGCCGCAGCGGGCGCGATCACGCGCGCGAACGCTCCCTCGCTTCGCTTGAAGTGGTCGCTCGCGATTCCGGGCGCGAATCGCATGCGCTCGCAGCCGACGTTCGCGGGCGGCGCGCTGCTCGTCGGCGGCCACGACGGGCGCGTGTATGCGCTCGACGCCGAGACGGGCTGCGTGCGCTGGGAGTTCGTCGCGAGCGGCGAGGTGCGCAGCGGCATCGCCGTCTCACCCTGGCGCGCCGGCGACGCTTCGGCCCAGCCGCGCGCCTACTTCGGCGACGTGCTCGGCAACGTCTACGCGATCGACGCGAAGAGCGGCGCACTCGTGTGGCGCCAGCGCACCGACGACCACCCCAACGCGACGATCACCGGCACGCCCGCGCTGCACGGGGACCGCGTCTACGTGCCGGTGTCTTCGCTCGAGGTCGCGCTCGCGGTGGACCCGAAGTACGAGTGCTGCAAGGCGACAGGCGCGGTGGTCGCCTACGACGCAGCGAGCGGCGCGTTCGCATGGCGCACGCCCACGATCGCCGAGCCCGCCGTCGTGCAGAGCCAGAACAGATCGGGCACGGACATGTACGGCCCCTCGGGCGCCACGATCTGGAACACGCCCACGATCGACGCCGCGCGCGGCCAGCTCACGATCGGCACCGGCGAGAACATGTCCTCGCCGGCGACGCTGACGAGCGACGCGATCATGGCGCTCGACCTCGCGAGCGGCGCGGTGCGCTGGAGTTATCAGGGCACCGCGAACGACGTGTGGAACACGGCCTGCGACACCGCGACGCCCGACAGCTGCCCCCCCGAGAAGGGACCGGACTTCGACTTCGGCGCGGGCTCGCTGCTCTTCACCGCGGCGAGCGGGAAACAGCTCGTCGTCGCCGGCCAGAAGTCCGGCGACGTCCACGCGCTCGACCCGGACACCGGCGCCCTCGTGTGGAAGACCAAAGTCGGCCGCGGCGGGATCCAAGGCGGCGTGCACTTTGGGCTCGCCGCGGATGGGAGCACGATCTACGTGCCGATCACGGACATGGCCGACGGCCGCGTCTACGACTCGCCCTCGCGCCCCGGCCTGCACGCGCTCGACGCGCTCACCGGCCAGCCGCGCTGGTACTCGCCGGCGCCGACCGACGTGTGCGGCGAGCGCAAGTTCTGCCACCCCGGCGTGTCGCAGGCGATCACGGTGCTCGGCGACGTCGTCGCCGCAGGCGCGATGGATGGCGTGATTCGCCTGCACGACGCGAACACCGGTGAAGTCGTGTGGAGCTACGACACCACGGCCGAGCACACCACGCTGAGCGGCGACAGCGCGCGCGGCGGCTCGCTCGGCGGCGGCGCCGCCCCGGTCGCGCAGGGCGGCGTGCTCGTCGTTTCGTCGGGCTACGGCATCTACAACCACATGCCCGGCAACCTGCTGCTCGCGTTCACGGTCGCCCCCTAA
- a CDS encoding VOC family protein, whose product MATFGKYSTFQVAYLVNDIEESIWKWHKLYCAGPFVIAPHHKTDRFQYRGTKQEADVSYAFGYSGDIMIQFIQQHDETPSIYRDMYKRGEEGFHHSGILVHDWEDECKRMTDMGFVNACELWADNVNAAYFDTRSVNGGFTELHGDPPHILQSFKGWRDAHLKHKPTDNPIVRR is encoded by the coding sequence ATGGCCACGTTCGGCAAATACTCCACGTTCCAAGTCGCCTATCTGGTGAACGACATCGAAGAGTCGATCTGGAAGTGGCACAAGCTCTACTGCGCGGGCCCGTTCGTGATCGCGCCGCACCACAAGACCGACCGCTTCCAGTACCGCGGCACGAAGCAGGAGGCCGACGTCTCGTACGCGTTCGGCTACTCGGGCGACATCATGATCCAGTTCATCCAGCAGCACGACGAGACGCCGTCGATCTACCGCGACATGTACAAGCGCGGCGAAGAAGGCTTCCACCACAGCGGCATCCTCGTCCACGACTGGGAAGACGAGTGCAAGCGCATGACCGACATGGGCTTCGTGAATGCGTGCGAGCTGTGGGCCGACAACGTTAACGCCGCCTACTTCGACACGCGCAGCGTGAACGGCGGCTTCACCGAGCTGCACGGCGACCCGCCGCACATCCTGCAGAGCTTCAAGGGCTGGCGCGACGCGCACCTGAAGCACAAGCCCACGGACAACCCGATCGTGCGGCGCTAG
- a CDS encoding carboxymuconolactone decarboxylase family protein, whose translation MTRISKLDPKDWDPEIRAMARPETATPLEQGLMRMFAHRPALAKGMMQFAGALKLNRTLGERLVELVRLRVAFHNQCRSCMAIRYRDAVADGVTEDLVCSLEKPYDAPDLTDAEKAALAYADAFATDHLAVNDATFDRLRKHFSEPQIIELGMTIAFFVGFGRLAATLDMVDELPERFQDHSQRIAPWGEESILVR comes from the coding sequence ATGACCCGCATCTCGAAGCTCGACCCGAAGGACTGGGATCCCGAGATCCGCGCGATGGCGCGGCCGGAGACGGCGACGCCGCTGGAGCAGGGGCTGATGCGCATGTTCGCGCACCGGCCCGCGCTCGCGAAGGGGATGATGCAGTTCGCGGGCGCGCTGAAGCTGAATCGCACGCTCGGCGAGCGGCTCGTGGAGCTGGTGCGGCTGCGCGTCGCGTTCCACAACCAGTGCCGCAGCTGCATGGCGATCCGCTACCGCGACGCGGTGGCCGACGGCGTCACGGAAGATCTCGTGTGCTCGCTCGAGAAGCCGTACGACGCGCCCGACCTGACGGACGCCGAGAAGGCGGCGCTCGCCTACGCCGACGCGTTCGCGACTGACCACCTCGCGGTGAACGACGCCACGTTCGATCGCCTGCGCAAGCACTTCAGCGAGCCGCAGATCATCGAGCTCGGCATGACGATCGCGTTCTTCGTCGGCTTCGGTCGCCTCGCCGCGACGCTCGACATGGTCGATGAGCTGCCCGAGCGCTTCCAAGACCACAGCCAGCGCATTGCGCCGTGGGGCGAGGAGTCGATCTTGGTGCGTTAG
- a CDS encoding enoyl-CoA hydratase/isomerase family protein → MASVVRSEIVEPFIALVTIDNPPVNAHSAQVLLEMAQTFDAIADRDDVRVAVLTGAGKVFCAGADIKTRSGRAPQPGDHWQTSRAAREAYHSVRECVKPVIGALNGAALGGGLAIAASCDMLVAAESACLGLPEIDVGLLGGGRHAQRLFAHSRLRRMMLTGHRVFGPELYRLGVVEAYVKAEELMPTALALAREVAAKSPVAIKLAKHALNTIEELSLRDGYRFEQTMTGQLAQTEDSKEAMRAFVEKRKPEFKGR, encoded by the coding sequence ATGGCGAGTGTCGTGCGCAGCGAGATCGTCGAGCCGTTCATCGCGCTCGTCACGATCGACAATCCCCCCGTGAACGCGCACAGCGCGCAGGTGCTCCTCGAGATGGCGCAGACGTTCGACGCGATCGCCGATCGCGACGACGTGCGGGTCGCGGTGCTGACGGGCGCGGGCAAGGTGTTCTGCGCCGGCGCCGACATCAAGACCCGCAGCGGGCGCGCGCCGCAGCCGGGCGATCACTGGCAGACGAGCCGCGCCGCGCGCGAGGCGTATCACAGCGTGCGCGAGTGCGTGAAGCCGGTGATCGGCGCGCTGAACGGCGCCGCGCTCGGCGGCGGCCTCGCGATCGCGGCGTCGTGCGACATGCTCGTCGCCGCGGAGTCGGCGTGCCTCGGCCTGCCGGAGATCGACGTGGGCTTGTTAGGTGGCGGGCGCCACGCGCAGCGCTTGTTCGCGCACTCGCGGCTGCGGCGCATGATGCTCACCGGGCACCGCGTGTTCGGGCCCGAGCTGTATCGCCTCGGCGTGGTCGAGGCGTACGTGAAGGCGGAGGAGCTGATGCCCACCGCGCTCGCGCTCGCGCGCGAGGTGGCGGCGAAGAGTCCCGTCGCGATCAAGCTCGCGAAGCACGCGCTCAACACGATCGAAGAGCTGAGCCTGCGCGACGGCTACCGCTTCGAGCAGACGATGACGGGCCAGCTCGCGCAGACCGAGGATTCGAAAGAGGCGATGCGCGCGTTCGTCGAGAAGCGCAAGCCCGAGTTCAAGGGGCGCTGA
- a CDS encoding MAPEG family protein: protein MNGAISACYAGLLGLLAVLLANNVLFVRLRAATQPKWKPDAALRVQANFVENVPLALVLLLLLELQGASVAALHAFGVGLVACRVLHAWGLGSYEGANYPRLVGAQGTFLLISIMSAALVYGALKS from the coding sequence ATGAACGGCGCGATCAGCGCGTGCTACGCGGGCTTGTTGGGGCTGCTCGCCGTGCTGCTCGCGAACAACGTGCTGTTCGTGCGCCTGCGCGCGGCGACGCAGCCGAAATGGAAGCCCGACGCTGCGCTGCGCGTGCAGGCGAACTTCGTCGAGAACGTGCCGCTCGCCCTCGTGCTGCTGCTGCTGCTCGAGCTGCAGGGAGCGAGCGTCGCCGCTCTGCACGCGTTCGGCGTGGGCCTGGTCGCGTGCCGCGTGTTGCACGCGTGGGGCCTCGGCAGCTACGAGGGCGCGAACTATCCGCGCCTCGTCGGAGCGCAAGGCACGTTCCTGCTGATCTCGATCATGAGCGCCGCGCTCGTGTACGGCGCGCTGAAGTCCTAA